One window of the Salvia splendens isolate huo1 chromosome 1, SspV2, whole genome shotgun sequence genome contains the following:
- the LOC121801615 gene encoding uncharacterized protein LOC121801615, producing the protein MLRRSSLSLSKFLPRNLIGRSTRPESQFPVQTLTTLSNRREFHRFSRPRIADSAARFNAPNNWRRFSGETDREVDKINLKFAEAREEIESAMDSKETVYFNEEAECAREAVGEVLELYEGLLRRLPESERGSIQRAMGLKIEQLKAELQQLNE; encoded by the coding sequence ATGCTTCGTCGttcatctctttctctctccaaattcCTTCCCAGAAACCTAATTGGAAGATCTACACGCCCTGAATCTCAATTTCCAGTACAAACCCTAACGACTCTCTCGAATCGACGCGAATTCCATCGATTTTCGCGTCCGAGAATCGCAGATTCAGCTGCACGTTTCAATGCTCCTAACAATTGGAGACGATTCAGCGGTGAAACCGACAGGGAGGTCGACAAAATCAACCTCAAATTCGCGGAAGCTCGCGAGGAGATAGAATCGGCGATGGACTCAAAAGAAACCGTGTATTTCAATGAAGAGGCGGAGTGCGCGCGCGAAGCCGTCGGCGAGGTTCTGGAATTGTACGAGGGGCTGCTGCGGAGGCTGCCGGAGAGCGAGAGGGGGTCGATTCAGCGGGCGATGGGGCTCAAAATCGAGCAATTGAAAGCTGAGCTCCAGCAACTGAATGAGTAG
- the LOC121754937 gene encoding uncharacterized protein At1g76660-like, with translation MTSEQIRFLQPQQARASRRKRWGGCWTGLSCFGKNKGGKRIVPASRMPEGNQASNQPNGPQAVGLPNQTTGIAQSLYAPPSSPASFSNSALQSTAQSPSCFLSPNSPGNPSSTMFVTGPYAHETQLVSPPVFSTFTTEPSTASLTPPPELAHLTTPSSPDVPYAHFLSSSANMKGADKHSYFAANDLHSTYSLYPGSPASALRSPVSRTPEKEFPSQWSPSIPSKEPVYSKSGSGRYIGIEAGGAGKSRQDSNFFCPETFAQFYLDQSSLSHSGGRISVSRESDAYSNGGNGHQNRQPKVSKPDPEELEAYRASFGFSADEIVTTTHYVEISNVSDESFSMNPLTPDKSSGPGNILNAGFAHLEDQAPQKHSSGRGLPTSPLLSDDEDMYSKMGAPRNGRKYQFGSSNSDAEIEYRRGRSLREERSWRQS, from the exons ATGACGTCAGAGCAGATAAGGTTTCTGCAGCCGCAGCAAGCACGGGCATCTCGG CGCAAGAGGTGGGGAGGTTGTTGGACTGGACTTTCTTGTTTCGGTAAAAATAAAGGTGGGAAACGGATCGTGCCTGCATCAAGAATGCCCGAAGGCAACCAAGCGTCGAATCAGCCAAACGGGCCTCAAGCCGTTGGGCTGCCTAATCAGACAACTGGAATTGCTCAATCACTTTATGCTCCTCCGTCTTCGCCCGCTTCTTTCTCAAATTCTGCACTCCAGTCTACAGCTCAGTCGCCCAGCTGTTTCTTGTCTCCCAACTCACCCGGTAATCCTTCGTCTACTATGTTTGTCACAGGTCCTTATGCCCACGAGACGCAGCTGGTATCCCCTCCTGTGTTCTCGACTTTCACAACAGAGCCATCTACAGCTTCTTTAACTCCTCCGCCAGAGCTGGCGCATTTGACTACTCCGTCTTCACCCGACGTGCCTTACGCCCATTTCCTATCGTCCTCCGCCAATATGAAAGGCGCTGATAAGCACAGTTACTTCGCTGCAAATGATCTTCACTCCACATATTCGCTCTACCCCGGAAGCCCGGCCAGTGCCCTCAGATCGCCTGTTTCTAGAACGCCCGAGAAGGAGTTCCCCTCTCAGTGGAGTCCTTCGATCCCTTCGAAAGAGCCTGTGTACTCAAAATCTGGGTCGGGCCGGTATATCGGGATCGAGGCTGGCGGTGCCGGAAAATCGCGCCAAGATTCCAATTTCTTCTGCCCCGAGACGTTCGCGCAGTTCTACCTCGACCAGTCGTCGCTTTCTCATTCCGGTGGTCGGATAAGCGTCTCTCGAGAATCGGATGCTTACTCGAATGGCGGAAATGGGCACCAAAACAGGCAGCCAAAAGTTTCCAAACCTGATCCTGAGGAACTGGAAGCTTATAGGGCTTCTTTTGGGTTCAGTGCTGACGAAATCGTCACCACAACACATTATGTCGAGATATCAAACGTGTCGGATGAGTCCTTCAGCATGAACCCTCTCACCCCCGACAAATCATCCGGGCCGGGAAACATATTAAATGCAGGATTTGCTCATCTCGAAG ATCAAGCCCCACAAAAGCACAGTTCTGGGCGAGGGCTGCCAACGAGCCCCCTCCTAAGCGATGATGAGGACATGTACTCGAAGATGGGGGCTCCTAGAAACGGCAGGAAATACCAGTTTGGTTCGTCCAATTCAGATGCGGAGATTGAGTACAGGAGAGGACGGAGCCTGAGGGAGGAACGCAGCTGGAGGCAAAGCTGA